Proteins encoded in a region of the Colius striatus isolate bColStr4 chromosome 18, bColStr4.1.hap1, whole genome shotgun sequence genome:
- the ZNF207 gene encoding BUB3-interacting and GLEBS motif-containing protein ZNF207 isoform X7 — protein MGRKKKKQLKPWCWYCNRDFDDEKILIQHQKAKHFKCHICHKKLYTGPGLAIHCMQVHKETIDAVPNAIPGRTDIELEIYGMEGIPEKDMEERRRLLEQKTQESQKKKQQDDSDEYEDDESAASTSFQPQQVQPQQGYIPPMAQPGLPPVPGAPGMPPGIPPLMAGVPPMMPGMPPVMPGMPPGMMPMGGMMPPGPGIPPLMPGMPPGMPPPVGPRPGMPPMTQAQPVTAPGILNRPPAPAAAAPTPQPPVTKPLFPSAGQAAAAVPGPVGTDFKPLNSTPATTTEPPKPTFPAYTQSTASTTSTTNSTAAKPATSITSKPATLTTTSATSKLIHPDEDISLEERRAQLPKYQRNLPRPGQASLGNPPVGPIGGMMPPQPGIPPQQQGMRPPMPPHGQYGAHHQGMPGYLPGAMPPYGQGPPMVPPYQSGPPRPPMGMRPPVMSQGGRY, from the exons ATGGGACGtaagaagaagaagcagctgaagcCTTGGTGCTG GTATTGTAACAGGGATTTTGATGATGAAAAAATCCTTATACAGCatcaaaaagcaaagcactttaAATGCCATATATGTCATAAAAAACTGTATACAGGACCTGGTTTAGCTATACATTGCATGCAG GTACATAAAGAGACAATAGATGCTGTTCCAAATGCTATTCCTGGAAGAACAGACATTGAACTGGAAATCTATGGCATGGAGGGCATTCCAGAAAAAGACATGGAGGAACGGAGGAGGTTACTTGAACAAAAAACTCAGG aaagccagaaaaagaagcaacagGATGATTCTGATGAGTATGAAGATGATGAATCTGCAGCTTCAACTTCATTTCAGCCCCAACAAGTTCAGCCTCAGCAGGGGTACATTCCCCCAATGGCACAGCCAGGTTTGCCTCCTGTGCCAGGCGCACCAGGGATGCCTCCAG gtATACCACCATTAATGGCAGGTGTTCCACCCATGATGCCTGGAATGCCTCCTGTTATGCCTGGAATGCCACCTGG GATGATGCCAATGGGTGGAATGATGCCTCCTGGGCCAGGAATCCCACCTCTTATGCCTGGTATGCCACCAG GTATGCCACCACCAGTTGGGCCTCGTCCTGGGATGCCTCCAATGACACAAGCACAGCCTGTTACAGCACCAGGCATCCTTAACAGACCTCCAGCTCCGGCTGCCGCAGCACCTACCCCCCAGCCTCCGGTTACTAAGCCACTCTTCCCAAGTGCGGGGCAG gctgcagcagctgttcCAGGGCCAGTGGGTACTGATTTCAAACCTTTGAATTCTACACCTGCAACAACAACAGAACCCCCAAAACCTACATTCCCTGCTTACACGCAGTCGACAGCCTCAACCACTAGCACGACAAACAGTACTGCGGCTAAGCCGGCTACGTCTATAACAAGTAAGCCTGCTACCCTCACAACAACCAGTGCAACCAGTAAGTTGATCCATCCAGATGAGGATATATCACTG GAAGAGAGAAGGGCACAGTTGCCTAAATATCAGCGTAATCTTCCTCGCCCCGGACAAGCTTCCTTGGGTAATCCACCAGTTGGACCAATTGGAGGTATGATGCCACCACAGCCCGGAATTCCTCCACAACAGCAAGGAATGAGACCTCCCATGCCACCTCATG GTCAGTATGGTGCTCATCACCAGGGCATGCCAGGATATCTTCCTGGAGCGATGCCTCCGTACGGTCAGGGACCTCCGATGGTGCCCCCTTACCAGAGTGGACCTCCTCGACCTCCAATGGGAATGAGACCTCCTGTAATGTCTCAAGGTGGCCGCTACTGA
- the ZNF207 gene encoding BUB3-interacting and GLEBS motif-containing protein ZNF207 isoform X5, with protein sequence MGRKKKKQLKPWCWYCNRDFDDEKILIQHQKAKHFKCHICHKKLYTGPGLAIHCMQVHKETIDAVPNAIPGRTDIELEIYGMEGIPEKDMEERRRLLEQKTQAESQKKKQQDDSDEYEDDESAASTSFQPQQVQPQQGYIPPMAQPGLPPVPGAPGMPPGIPPLMAGVPPMMPGMPPVMPGMPPGMMPMGGMMPPGPGIPPLMPGMPPGRSGLSNSYYGMPPPVGPRPGMPPMTQAQPVTAPGILNRPPAPAAAAPTPQPPVTKPLFPSAGQAAAAVPGPVGTDFKPLNSTPATTTEPPKPTFPAYTQSTASTTSTTNSTAAKPATSITSKPATLTTTSATSKLIHPDEDISLEERRAQLPKYQRNLPRPGQASLGNPPVGPIGGMMPPQPGIPPQQQGMRPPMPPHGQYGAHHQGMPGYLPGAMPPYGQGPPMVPPYQSGPPRPPMGMRPPVMSQGGRY encoded by the exons ATGGGACGtaagaagaagaagcagctgaagcCTTGGTGCTG GTATTGTAACAGGGATTTTGATGATGAAAAAATCCTTATACAGCatcaaaaagcaaagcactttaAATGCCATATATGTCATAAAAAACTGTATACAGGACCTGGTTTAGCTATACATTGCATGCAG GTACATAAAGAGACAATAGATGCTGTTCCAAATGCTATTCCTGGAAGAACAGACATTGAACTGGAAATCTATGGCATGGAGGGCATTCCAGAAAAAGACATGGAGGAACGGAGGAGGTTACTTGAACAAAAAACTCAGG CagaaagccagaaaaagaagcaacagGATGATTCTGATGAGTATGAAGATGATGAATCTGCAGCTTCAACTTCATTTCAGCCCCAACAAGTTCAGCCTCAGCAGGGGTACATTCCCCCAATGGCACAGCCAGGTTTGCCTCCTGTGCCAGGCGCACCAGGGATGCCTCCAG gtATACCACCATTAATGGCAGGTGTTCCACCCATGATGCCTGGAATGCCTCCTGTTATGCCTGGAATGCCACCTGG GATGATGCCAATGGGTGGAATGATGCCTCCTGGGCCAGGAATCCCACCTCTTATGCCTGGTATGCCACCAGGTAGGTCAGGGTTGTCGAACTCGTACTATG GTATGCCACCACCAGTTGGGCCTCGTCCTGGGATGCCTCCAATGACACAAGCACAGCCTGTTACAGCACCAGGCATCCTTAACAGACCTCCAGCTCCGGCTGCCGCAGCACCTACCCCCCAGCCTCCGGTTACTAAGCCACTCTTCCCAAGTGCGGGGCAG gctgcagcagctgttcCAGGGCCAGTGGGTACTGATTTCAAACCTTTGAATTCTACACCTGCAACAACAACAGAACCCCCAAAACCTACATTCCCTGCTTACACGCAGTCGACAGCCTCAACCACTAGCACGACAAACAGTACTGCGGCTAAGCCGGCTACGTCTATAACAAGTAAGCCTGCTACCCTCACAACAACCAGTGCAACCAGTAAGTTGATCCATCCAGATGAGGATATATCACTG GAAGAGAGAAGGGCACAGTTGCCTAAATATCAGCGTAATCTTCCTCGCCCCGGACAAGCTTCCTTGGGTAATCCACCAGTTGGACCAATTGGAGGTATGATGCCACCACAGCCCGGAATTCCTCCACAACAGCAAGGAATGAGACCTCCCATGCCACCTCATG GTCAGTATGGTGCTCATCACCAGGGCATGCCAGGATATCTTCCTGGAGCGATGCCTCCGTACGGTCAGGGACCTCCGATGGTGCCCCCTTACCAGAGTGGACCTCCTCGACCTCCAATGGGAATGAGACCTCCTGTAATGTCTCAAGGTGGCCGCTACTGA
- the ZNF207 gene encoding BUB3-interacting and GLEBS motif-containing protein ZNF207 isoform X6, whose protein sequence is MGRKKKKQLKPWCWYCNRDFDDEKILIQHQKAKHFKCHICHKKLYTGPGLAIHCMQVHKETIDAVPNAIPGRTDIELEIYGMEGIPEKDMEERRRLLEQKTQAESQKKKQQDDSDEYEDDESAASTSFQPQQVQPQQGYIPPMAQPGLPPVPGAPGMPPGIPPLMAGVPPMMPGMPPVMPGMPPGMMPMGGMMPPGPGIPPLMPGMPPGMPPPVGPRPGMPPMTQAQPVTAPGILNRPPAPAAAAPTPQPPVTKPLFPSAGQAAAAVPGPVGTDFKPLNSTPATTTEPPKPTFPAYTQSTASTTSTTNSTAAKPATSITSKPATLTTTSATSKLIHPDEDISLEERRAQLPKYQRNLPRPGQASLGNPPVGPIGGMMPPQPGIPPQQQGMRPPMPPHGQYGAHHQGMPGYLPGAMPPYGQGPPMVPPYQSGPPRPPMGMRPPVMSQGGRY, encoded by the exons ATGGGACGtaagaagaagaagcagctgaagcCTTGGTGCTG GTATTGTAACAGGGATTTTGATGATGAAAAAATCCTTATACAGCatcaaaaagcaaagcactttaAATGCCATATATGTCATAAAAAACTGTATACAGGACCTGGTTTAGCTATACATTGCATGCAG GTACATAAAGAGACAATAGATGCTGTTCCAAATGCTATTCCTGGAAGAACAGACATTGAACTGGAAATCTATGGCATGGAGGGCATTCCAGAAAAAGACATGGAGGAACGGAGGAGGTTACTTGAACAAAAAACTCAGG CagaaagccagaaaaagaagcaacagGATGATTCTGATGAGTATGAAGATGATGAATCTGCAGCTTCAACTTCATTTCAGCCCCAACAAGTTCAGCCTCAGCAGGGGTACATTCCCCCAATGGCACAGCCAGGTTTGCCTCCTGTGCCAGGCGCACCAGGGATGCCTCCAG gtATACCACCATTAATGGCAGGTGTTCCACCCATGATGCCTGGAATGCCTCCTGTTATGCCTGGAATGCCACCTGG GATGATGCCAATGGGTGGAATGATGCCTCCTGGGCCAGGAATCCCACCTCTTATGCCTGGTATGCCACCAG GTATGCCACCACCAGTTGGGCCTCGTCCTGGGATGCCTCCAATGACACAAGCACAGCCTGTTACAGCACCAGGCATCCTTAACAGACCTCCAGCTCCGGCTGCCGCAGCACCTACCCCCCAGCCTCCGGTTACTAAGCCACTCTTCCCAAGTGCGGGGCAG gctgcagcagctgttcCAGGGCCAGTGGGTACTGATTTCAAACCTTTGAATTCTACACCTGCAACAACAACAGAACCCCCAAAACCTACATTCCCTGCTTACACGCAGTCGACAGCCTCAACCACTAGCACGACAAACAGTACTGCGGCTAAGCCGGCTACGTCTATAACAAGTAAGCCTGCTACCCTCACAACAACCAGTGCAACCAGTAAGTTGATCCATCCAGATGAGGATATATCACTG GAAGAGAGAAGGGCACAGTTGCCTAAATATCAGCGTAATCTTCCTCGCCCCGGACAAGCTTCCTTGGGTAATCCACCAGTTGGACCAATTGGAGGTATGATGCCACCACAGCCCGGAATTCCTCCACAACAGCAAGGAATGAGACCTCCCATGCCACCTCATG GTCAGTATGGTGCTCATCACCAGGGCATGCCAGGATATCTTCCTGGAGCGATGCCTCCGTACGGTCAGGGACCTCCGATGGTGCCCCCTTACCAGAGTGGACCTCCTCGACCTCCAATGGGAATGAGACCTCCTGTAATGTCTCAAGGTGGCCGCTACTGA
- the ZNF207 gene encoding BUB3-interacting and GLEBS motif-containing protein ZNF207 isoform X4, which produces MGRKKKKQLKPWCWYCNRDFDDEKILIQHQKAKHFKCHICHKKLYTGPGLAIHCMQVHKETIDAVPNAIPGRTDIELEIYGMEGIPEKDMEERRRLLEQKTQESQKKKQQDDSDEYEDDESAASTSFQPQQVQPQQGYIPPMAQPGLPPVPGAPGMPPGIPPLMAGVPPMMPGMPPVMPGMPPGLHQQRKYMQSFCGGNMMMPMGGMMPPGPGIPPLMPGMPPGMPPPVGPRPGMPPMTQAQPVTAPGILNRPPAPAAAAPTPQPPVTKPLFPSAGQAAAAVPGPVGTDFKPLNSTPATTTEPPKPTFPAYTQSTASTTSTTNSTAAKPATSITSKPATLTTTSATSKLIHPDEDISLEERRAQLPKYQRNLPRPGQASLGNPPVGPIGGMMPPQPGIPPQQQGMRPPMPPHGQYGAHHQGMPGYLPGAMPPYGQGPPMVPPYQSGPPRPPMGMRPPVMSQGGRY; this is translated from the exons ATGGGACGtaagaagaagaagcagctgaagcCTTGGTGCTG GTATTGTAACAGGGATTTTGATGATGAAAAAATCCTTATACAGCatcaaaaagcaaagcactttaAATGCCATATATGTCATAAAAAACTGTATACAGGACCTGGTTTAGCTATACATTGCATGCAG GTACATAAAGAGACAATAGATGCTGTTCCAAATGCTATTCCTGGAAGAACAGACATTGAACTGGAAATCTATGGCATGGAGGGCATTCCAGAAAAAGACATGGAGGAACGGAGGAGGTTACTTGAACAAAAAACTCAGG aaagccagaaaaagaagcaacagGATGATTCTGATGAGTATGAAGATGATGAATCTGCAGCTTCAACTTCATTTCAGCCCCAACAAGTTCAGCCTCAGCAGGGGTACATTCCCCCAATGGCACAGCCAGGTTTGCCTCCTGTGCCAGGCGCACCAGGGATGCCTCCAG gtATACCACCATTAATGGCAGGTGTTCCACCCATGATGCCTGGAATGCCTCCTGTTATGCCTGGAATGCCACCTGG ATTACATCAACAGAGAAAATACATGCAGTCATTTTGTGGTGGAAACAT GATGATGCCAATGGGTGGAATGATGCCTCCTGGGCCAGGAATCCCACCTCTTATGCCTGGTATGCCACCAG GTATGCCACCACCAGTTGGGCCTCGTCCTGGGATGCCTCCAATGACACAAGCACAGCCTGTTACAGCACCAGGCATCCTTAACAGACCTCCAGCTCCGGCTGCCGCAGCACCTACCCCCCAGCCTCCGGTTACTAAGCCACTCTTCCCAAGTGCGGGGCAG gctgcagcagctgttcCAGGGCCAGTGGGTACTGATTTCAAACCTTTGAATTCTACACCTGCAACAACAACAGAACCCCCAAAACCTACATTCCCTGCTTACACGCAGTCGACAGCCTCAACCACTAGCACGACAAACAGTACTGCGGCTAAGCCGGCTACGTCTATAACAAGTAAGCCTGCTACCCTCACAACAACCAGTGCAACCAGTAAGTTGATCCATCCAGATGAGGATATATCACTG GAAGAGAGAAGGGCACAGTTGCCTAAATATCAGCGTAATCTTCCTCGCCCCGGACAAGCTTCCTTGGGTAATCCACCAGTTGGACCAATTGGAGGTATGATGCCACCACAGCCCGGAATTCCTCCACAACAGCAAGGAATGAGACCTCCCATGCCACCTCATG GTCAGTATGGTGCTCATCACCAGGGCATGCCAGGATATCTTCCTGGAGCGATGCCTCCGTACGGTCAGGGACCTCCGATGGTGCCCCCTTACCAGAGTGGACCTCCTCGACCTCCAATGGGAATGAGACCTCCTGTAATGTCTCAAGGTGGCCGCTACTGA
- the ZNF207 gene encoding BUB3-interacting and GLEBS motif-containing protein ZNF207 isoform X3, translating into MGRKKKKQLKPWCWYCNRDFDDEKILIQHQKAKHFKCHICHKKLYTGPGLAIHCMQVHKETIDAVPNAIPGRTDIELEIYGMEGIPEKDMEERRRLLEQKTQAESQKKKQQDDSDEYEDDESAASTSFQPQQVQPQQGYIPPMAQPGLPPVPGAPGMPPGIPPLMAGVPPMMPGMPPVMPGMPPGLHQQRKYMQSFCGGNMMMPMGGMMPPGPGIPPLMPGMPPGMPPPVGPRPGMPPMTQAQPVTAPGILNRPPAPAAAAPTPQPPVTKPLFPSAGQAAAAVPGPVGTDFKPLNSTPATTTEPPKPTFPAYTQSTASTTSTTNSTAAKPATSITSKPATLTTTSATSKLIHPDEDISLEERRAQLPKYQRNLPRPGQASLGNPPVGPIGGMMPPQPGIPPQQQGMRPPMPPHGQYGAHHQGMPGYLPGAMPPYGQGPPMVPPYQSGPPRPPMGMRPPVMSQGGRY; encoded by the exons ATGGGACGtaagaagaagaagcagctgaagcCTTGGTGCTG GTATTGTAACAGGGATTTTGATGATGAAAAAATCCTTATACAGCatcaaaaagcaaagcactttaAATGCCATATATGTCATAAAAAACTGTATACAGGACCTGGTTTAGCTATACATTGCATGCAG GTACATAAAGAGACAATAGATGCTGTTCCAAATGCTATTCCTGGAAGAACAGACATTGAACTGGAAATCTATGGCATGGAGGGCATTCCAGAAAAAGACATGGAGGAACGGAGGAGGTTACTTGAACAAAAAACTCAGG CagaaagccagaaaaagaagcaacagGATGATTCTGATGAGTATGAAGATGATGAATCTGCAGCTTCAACTTCATTTCAGCCCCAACAAGTTCAGCCTCAGCAGGGGTACATTCCCCCAATGGCACAGCCAGGTTTGCCTCCTGTGCCAGGCGCACCAGGGATGCCTCCAG gtATACCACCATTAATGGCAGGTGTTCCACCCATGATGCCTGGAATGCCTCCTGTTATGCCTGGAATGCCACCTGG ATTACATCAACAGAGAAAATACATGCAGTCATTTTGTGGTGGAAACAT GATGATGCCAATGGGTGGAATGATGCCTCCTGGGCCAGGAATCCCACCTCTTATGCCTGGTATGCCACCAG GTATGCCACCACCAGTTGGGCCTCGTCCTGGGATGCCTCCAATGACACAAGCACAGCCTGTTACAGCACCAGGCATCCTTAACAGACCTCCAGCTCCGGCTGCCGCAGCACCTACCCCCCAGCCTCCGGTTACTAAGCCACTCTTCCCAAGTGCGGGGCAG gctgcagcagctgttcCAGGGCCAGTGGGTACTGATTTCAAACCTTTGAATTCTACACCTGCAACAACAACAGAACCCCCAAAACCTACATTCCCTGCTTACACGCAGTCGACAGCCTCAACCACTAGCACGACAAACAGTACTGCGGCTAAGCCGGCTACGTCTATAACAAGTAAGCCTGCTACCCTCACAACAACCAGTGCAACCAGTAAGTTGATCCATCCAGATGAGGATATATCACTG GAAGAGAGAAGGGCACAGTTGCCTAAATATCAGCGTAATCTTCCTCGCCCCGGACAAGCTTCCTTGGGTAATCCACCAGTTGGACCAATTGGAGGTATGATGCCACCACAGCCCGGAATTCCTCCACAACAGCAAGGAATGAGACCTCCCATGCCACCTCATG GTCAGTATGGTGCTCATCACCAGGGCATGCCAGGATATCTTCCTGGAGCGATGCCTCCGTACGGTCAGGGACCTCCGATGGTGCCCCCTTACCAGAGTGGACCTCCTCGACCTCCAATGGGAATGAGACCTCCTGTAATGTCTCAAGGTGGCCGCTACTGA
- the ZNF207 gene encoding BUB3-interacting and GLEBS motif-containing protein ZNF207 isoform X1 produces MGRKKKKQLKPWCWYCNRDFDDEKILIQHQKAKHFKCHICHKKLYTGPGLAIHCMQVHKETIDAVPNAIPGRTDIELEIYGMEGIPEKDMEERRRLLEQKTQAESQKKKQQDDSDEYEDDESAASTSFQPQQVQPQQGYIPPMAQPGLPPVPGAPGMPPGIPPLMAGVPPMMPGMPPVMPGMPPGLHQQRKYMQSFCGGNMMMPMGGMMPPGPGIPPLMPGMPPGRSGLSNSYYGMPPPVGPRPGMPPMTQAQPVTAPGILNRPPAPAAAAPTPQPPVTKPLFPSAGQAAAAVPGPVGTDFKPLNSTPATTTEPPKPTFPAYTQSTASTTSTTNSTAAKPATSITSKPATLTTTSATSKLIHPDEDISLEERRAQLPKYQRNLPRPGQASLGNPPVGPIGGMMPPQPGIPPQQQGMRPPMPPHGQYGAHHQGMPGYLPGAMPPYGQGPPMVPPYQSGPPRPPMGMRPPVMSQGGRY; encoded by the exons ATGGGACGtaagaagaagaagcagctgaagcCTTGGTGCTG GTATTGTAACAGGGATTTTGATGATGAAAAAATCCTTATACAGCatcaaaaagcaaagcactttaAATGCCATATATGTCATAAAAAACTGTATACAGGACCTGGTTTAGCTATACATTGCATGCAG GTACATAAAGAGACAATAGATGCTGTTCCAAATGCTATTCCTGGAAGAACAGACATTGAACTGGAAATCTATGGCATGGAGGGCATTCCAGAAAAAGACATGGAGGAACGGAGGAGGTTACTTGAACAAAAAACTCAGG CagaaagccagaaaaagaagcaacagGATGATTCTGATGAGTATGAAGATGATGAATCTGCAGCTTCAACTTCATTTCAGCCCCAACAAGTTCAGCCTCAGCAGGGGTACATTCCCCCAATGGCACAGCCAGGTTTGCCTCCTGTGCCAGGCGCACCAGGGATGCCTCCAG gtATACCACCATTAATGGCAGGTGTTCCACCCATGATGCCTGGAATGCCTCCTGTTATGCCTGGAATGCCACCTGG ATTACATCAACAGAGAAAATACATGCAGTCATTTTGTGGTGGAAACAT GATGATGCCAATGGGTGGAATGATGCCTCCTGGGCCAGGAATCCCACCTCTTATGCCTGGTATGCCACCAGGTAGGTCAGGGTTGTCGAACTCGTACTATG GTATGCCACCACCAGTTGGGCCTCGTCCTGGGATGCCTCCAATGACACAAGCACAGCCTGTTACAGCACCAGGCATCCTTAACAGACCTCCAGCTCCGGCTGCCGCAGCACCTACCCCCCAGCCTCCGGTTACTAAGCCACTCTTCCCAAGTGCGGGGCAG gctgcagcagctgttcCAGGGCCAGTGGGTACTGATTTCAAACCTTTGAATTCTACACCTGCAACAACAACAGAACCCCCAAAACCTACATTCCCTGCTTACACGCAGTCGACAGCCTCAACCACTAGCACGACAAACAGTACTGCGGCTAAGCCGGCTACGTCTATAACAAGTAAGCCTGCTACCCTCACAACAACCAGTGCAACCAGTAAGTTGATCCATCCAGATGAGGATATATCACTG GAAGAGAGAAGGGCACAGTTGCCTAAATATCAGCGTAATCTTCCTCGCCCCGGACAAGCTTCCTTGGGTAATCCACCAGTTGGACCAATTGGAGGTATGATGCCACCACAGCCCGGAATTCCTCCACAACAGCAAGGAATGAGACCTCCCATGCCACCTCATG GTCAGTATGGTGCTCATCACCAGGGCATGCCAGGATATCTTCCTGGAGCGATGCCTCCGTACGGTCAGGGACCTCCGATGGTGCCCCCTTACCAGAGTGGACCTCCTCGACCTCCAATGGGAATGAGACCTCCTGTAATGTCTCAAGGTGGCCGCTACTGA
- the ZNF207 gene encoding BUB3-interacting and GLEBS motif-containing protein ZNF207 isoform X2 translates to MGRKKKKQLKPWCWYCNRDFDDEKILIQHQKAKHFKCHICHKKLYTGPGLAIHCMQVHKETIDAVPNAIPGRTDIELEIYGMEGIPEKDMEERRRLLEQKTQESQKKKQQDDSDEYEDDESAASTSFQPQQVQPQQGYIPPMAQPGLPPVPGAPGMPPGIPPLMAGVPPMMPGMPPVMPGMPPGLHQQRKYMQSFCGGNMMMPMGGMMPPGPGIPPLMPGMPPGRSGLSNSYYGMPPPVGPRPGMPPMTQAQPVTAPGILNRPPAPAAAAPTPQPPVTKPLFPSAGQAAAAVPGPVGTDFKPLNSTPATTTEPPKPTFPAYTQSTASTTSTTNSTAAKPATSITSKPATLTTTSATSKLIHPDEDISLEERRAQLPKYQRNLPRPGQASLGNPPVGPIGGMMPPQPGIPPQQQGMRPPMPPHGQYGAHHQGMPGYLPGAMPPYGQGPPMVPPYQSGPPRPPMGMRPPVMSQGGRY, encoded by the exons ATGGGACGtaagaagaagaagcagctgaagcCTTGGTGCTG GTATTGTAACAGGGATTTTGATGATGAAAAAATCCTTATACAGCatcaaaaagcaaagcactttaAATGCCATATATGTCATAAAAAACTGTATACAGGACCTGGTTTAGCTATACATTGCATGCAG GTACATAAAGAGACAATAGATGCTGTTCCAAATGCTATTCCTGGAAGAACAGACATTGAACTGGAAATCTATGGCATGGAGGGCATTCCAGAAAAAGACATGGAGGAACGGAGGAGGTTACTTGAACAAAAAACTCAGG aaagccagaaaaagaagcaacagGATGATTCTGATGAGTATGAAGATGATGAATCTGCAGCTTCAACTTCATTTCAGCCCCAACAAGTTCAGCCTCAGCAGGGGTACATTCCCCCAATGGCACAGCCAGGTTTGCCTCCTGTGCCAGGCGCACCAGGGATGCCTCCAG gtATACCACCATTAATGGCAGGTGTTCCACCCATGATGCCTGGAATGCCTCCTGTTATGCCTGGAATGCCACCTGG ATTACATCAACAGAGAAAATACATGCAGTCATTTTGTGGTGGAAACAT GATGATGCCAATGGGTGGAATGATGCCTCCTGGGCCAGGAATCCCACCTCTTATGCCTGGTATGCCACCAGGTAGGTCAGGGTTGTCGAACTCGTACTATG GTATGCCACCACCAGTTGGGCCTCGTCCTGGGATGCCTCCAATGACACAAGCACAGCCTGTTACAGCACCAGGCATCCTTAACAGACCTCCAGCTCCGGCTGCCGCAGCACCTACCCCCCAGCCTCCGGTTACTAAGCCACTCTTCCCAAGTGCGGGGCAG gctgcagcagctgttcCAGGGCCAGTGGGTACTGATTTCAAACCTTTGAATTCTACACCTGCAACAACAACAGAACCCCCAAAACCTACATTCCCTGCTTACACGCAGTCGACAGCCTCAACCACTAGCACGACAAACAGTACTGCGGCTAAGCCGGCTACGTCTATAACAAGTAAGCCTGCTACCCTCACAACAACCAGTGCAACCAGTAAGTTGATCCATCCAGATGAGGATATATCACTG GAAGAGAGAAGGGCACAGTTGCCTAAATATCAGCGTAATCTTCCTCGCCCCGGACAAGCTTCCTTGGGTAATCCACCAGTTGGACCAATTGGAGGTATGATGCCACCACAGCCCGGAATTCCTCCACAACAGCAAGGAATGAGACCTCCCATGCCACCTCATG GTCAGTATGGTGCTCATCACCAGGGCATGCCAGGATATCTTCCTGGAGCGATGCCTCCGTACGGTCAGGGACCTCCGATGGTGCCCCCTTACCAGAGTGGACCTCCTCGACCTCCAATGGGAATGAGACCTCCTGTAATGTCTCAAGGTGGCCGCTACTGA